TTCGACGTCGAGCCCTACTTCGACCTCGTGCGGCTGACCGTCACGCACGACGGGCTCGAGCCCGACTCGCCGATGCTGAACGGCGCCATGCAGGGCTGGCCGATGGTGCTCTCGGCGCTCAAGACACTGCTCGAGACCGGGCAGACATTCGCGATCACGGCGCGGCGCTGGGAGCACCCGCCCGAATAAGCGGCGTCGCGGCCGTATAATGCCGGCATGGATACCCTCGCCCCGCCGTTCGCCGGCCTCACGCCCGACTGCCTGCTCACCGCGCTGGAGACGCTCGGCCTGCCGGTCAGCGGCCAGCTGTTGGCGCTGAACAGCTACGAAAACCGCGTCTACCAGGTCGGCGTCGACGACGCGCCGCCCGTCGTCGCCAAGTTCTACCGCCCGGCGCGCTGGACGGATGAACAGATTCTCGAGGAACACAACTTTGTTCTTGAGCTCGCCGAGCGCGAGATCCCGGTGGTCGCGCCGTTGTCCTTCTGCGGCAAGACCTTGTCGGAACATGCGGGTTTCCGCTTCGCCGTCTATCCGCGGCGGGGCGGCCGCGCGCCCGAAACCGACCGCCCCGACGTGCTCGAATGGCTCGGCCGTTTCCTCGGCCGCATCCACGCGGCAGGCGCCATAAGGCCGTTCGCGACTCGGCCGACCTTGAACATCGACAGCTTCGGCGCCGAGCCGATCGCCTTCCTGGAGAACAGCGACTTCGTGCCGCAAGAATTGCGCGAGGTCTATTTCGGCGTCGCGCGCCAGGCGCTGGACGGCGTCGCGCGCGGCTTCGAGCGCGCCGGTGACGTAAACACGCTGCGCCTGCACGGCGACTGCCACGCGAGCAACGTGCTGTGGACCGACGCCGGCCCGCACTTCGTCGACTTCGACGACGCGCGCATGGGCCCGGCGGTGCAGGATCTGTGGATGTTGTTGTCGGGCGAAAGGGACGAGCAGAGCCGGCAGTTGGCCGATTTGCTCGCCGGCTATGAGGACTTCTGCGAATTCGACACGCGCGAGCTGTACCTGGTCGAGGCGCTCAGGACGCTCAGGCTGATCCACTACAGCGCGTGGCTCGCGCGGCGCTGGAACGACCCGGCCTTCCCGGCCGCCTTCCCGTGGTTCGGCACGCAGCGCTACTGGCAGGACCGCATTCTGGAACTGCGCGAGCAGATCGCGCTGATGGACGAGCCGCCGCTGTGGCCGGTGTAAGCCCCTGAAACGACGACGCCCTGGAAACCTCCGGGGCGTCGTCGCATTCGACGTTGGCTGAGCCGTCCTCGCCGGGCTCGGCCAACGTTCATTCCGGACCGGACAGCCGGTCGCGGTGCGCCAGCGATGGGAAGCACTTCATCCAGATCGCCACCACCGCCAGCGTCCCCAGCCCGCCCGCCACCACCGCCGGCACCGTGCCCATCAGCGCCGCGGTCGCCCCCGACTCGAATTCGCCGAGCTGGTTCGACGCGCCGATGAACAGCGAATTGACCGAGCCGACGCGGCCGCGCATCGCGTCGGGCGTTTCCAGCTGCACGAAGGATGCGCGGATCACCACGCTGACCATGTCCGACGCGCCGAGGATGACGAGCACCGCCATCGACAGCCAGAACGACGTCGACACGCCGAACACCACCGTCGCGACGCCGAAGACACCGACCGCAGCGAACATCACGCGGCCAACGCGGCGCCGGATCGGATGCCGTATCAGCCACGCCGACATCGCCAGCGCGCCGAGGGCCGGCGCCGCGCGCAACAGCCCCAGCCCCCACGGCCCGGTGTGCAAAATATCGCGCGCGTACACCGGCAACAGCGCGGTCGCGCCGCCGAGCAGCACCGCGAACAGGTCGAGCGAGATCGCGCCGAGGATGTCCGGCCGGCTCCTGATGAAGCGCACGCCGGCGAACAGCGAATCGAGCGTCAACTTCTCGTCGCGCGGCGTCTGCGGGCGCGCGGAGATGTTCAGCACCAGCAGAGCCGCGATCAGATAGACGACCGTGCCGACGCCGTAGGCGACCGGTGCGCCAGCCGCGTAGAGGAAGCCGCCCAGCGCCGGCGCGATGATGGTCGCCGCCTCGGTCGCCGCCGCCGCCGCGGCGATCGCCGGCGAGAGCAGCTTGGGTGGCACGACGTTGGGCAGCAACGCCTGCATCGTCGGCATGTCGAACGAGCGCGCGGTGCCGATCACGGCGGCCAGAAAGAAGATCAGCTCGCGGCTGACGCTTAAGCCCGCGCTGCCCGCCGCGAGCCAGAAGGCCACCGCCGCCTGCACCAGCAGGCTGACGCCGAGCACACGGCGCCGGTCGAAACGGTCGGCGACGTCGCCGGTCACCAAGACCAGCAGCACGCGCGGCAGGAACTGCACCAGGCCGACGAGGCCGAGGTCGAGCGCGCTGCCGGTCAGCGCGTACATCTGCCAGCCTATCGCCACCGACAGCATCTGGAAGCCGCCGGTGGTGAACACGCGCGCGAACCAGAAGGCGAGGAAGGGACGGTGGTGACGCAGCGCGGGCGTGTCGGCGGGGAGTTCGGCGGTCATGGCTTCGAGGCCTGGACGGAAAAAAGCGGCCGCATCGAGCTTACGCCGAAAACGCGCGTTCCGCCTTCGGGGCGACCCGCCCCGACTTATCATGTAAGCATCGTCCCCCCCGCGAGAGCGTTCGCCATGTCCCCTCTTCTGCTCGCCATCGACCAGGGCACCACCAGCACGCGCGCGATGGTGTTCGACAATACCGGCCGCGTGATCGCGCGCGCTCAAGAAGAACTGCCGCAGTTTTTCCCGCAACCGGGCTGGGTCGAGCACGACCCGAACATCATCTGGCAGCACACGCTCGAGGTGTGCCGCGCGGTGCTCGCGCGGCCCGAGGTCGGCGGCGCGGGCCAGATCACCGCGATCGGCATCACCAACCAGCGCGAGACGACGGTGCTGTGGGACCGCACCAGCGGCGCGCCGCTCGCGCCGGCCATCGTCTGGCAGGACCGGCGCACCGCCGCGCGCTGCGCCGAGTTGTCGAGCCCGGCCAACGCCGCGCTGGTCGCCGAACGCACCGGCCTCGTCATCGACCCGTACTTTTCGGCCACCAAGCTCGCGTGGCTGCTCGACACCGTGCCCGGCGCGCGCGACCGCGCCGAGCGCGGCGAGCTCGCGTTCGGCACGATCGACTGCTTCCTGTTGTGGCGGCTGACCGAGGGGCATGTACACGCTACCGACGCGAGCAACGCCGCGCGCACGCTGCTATTCGACATCCGCCGCCAGCAATGGGACGACGAGCTGCTCGCGCTGTTCGACATCCCGGCGAGCCTCTTGCCCGAGGTGTTCGACAACGCCGGCTACTTCGGCGAAA
This DNA window, taken from Crenobacter cavernae, encodes the following:
- a CDS encoding serine/threonine protein kinase, with protein sequence MDTLAPPFAGLTPDCLLTALETLGLPVSGQLLALNSYENRVYQVGVDDAPPVVAKFYRPARWTDEQILEEHNFVLELAEREIPVVAPLSFCGKTLSEHAGFRFAVYPRRGGRAPETDRPDVLEWLGRFLGRIHAAGAIRPFATRPTLNIDSFGAEPIAFLENSDFVPQELREVYFGVARQALDGVARGFERAGDVNTLRLHGDCHASNVLWTDAGPHFVDFDDARMGPAVQDLWMLLSGERDEQSRQLADLLAGYEDFCEFDTRELYLVEALRTLRLIHYSAWLARRWNDPAFPAAFPWFGTQRYWQDRILELREQIALMDEPPLWPV
- a CDS encoding MFS transporter, with protein sequence MTAELPADTPALRHHRPFLAFWFARVFTTGGFQMLSVAIGWQMYALTGSALDLGLVGLVQFLPRVLLVLVTGDVADRFDRRRVLGVSLLVQAAVAFWLAAGSAGLSVSRELIFFLAAVIGTARSFDMPTMQALLPNVVPPKLLSPAIAAAAAATEAATIIAPALGGFLYAAGAPVAYGVGTVVYLIAALLVLNISARPQTPRDEKLTLDSLFAGVRFIRSRPDILGAISLDLFAVLLGGATALLPVYARDILHTGPWGLGLLRAAPALGALAMSAWLIRHPIRRRVGRVMFAAVGVFGVATVVFGVSTSFWLSMAVLVILGASDMVSVVIRASFVQLETPDAMRGRVGSVNSLFIGASNQLGEFESGATAALMGTVPAVVAGGLGTLAVVAIWMKCFPSLAHRDRLSGPE